A stretch of the bacterium genome encodes the following:
- a CDS encoding TolC family protein → NANRGNISIERATRKKLFDEYQNRLNSAYSEVATALDNLPLLQGQLQQTRRGVAELATAAQRAEAAYRAGNLVALDYVRLQTALLDKRVEAINLQEALMEQQIALETLLGPNLPEQTNQGSSR, encoded by the coding sequence AACGCCAATCGGGGCAATATTTCCATTGAGCGCGCAACGCGCAAAAAGCTGTTCGACGAATACCAGAACCGGCTCAACAGCGCCTACAGCGAAGTGGCGACCGCGCTGGACAACCTGCCGCTGCTGCAAGGCCAACTCCAGCAAACCCGGCGCGGCGTTGCCGAGCTTGCGACTGCCGCGCAACGGGCCGAAGCGGCCTACCGCGCCGGCAATCTCGTGGCCCTCGACTACGTGCGGCTGCAGACCGCGCTGCTGGACAAGAGAGTCGAGGCCATCAATCTGCAGGAGGCCCTGATGGAGCAGCAGATCGCCCTGGAGACGCTGCTCGGCCCGAATCTGCCCGAACAAACCAACCAGGGGAGCAGTCGATGA